DNA sequence from the Thalassotalea sp. 273M-4 genome:
GACATAAACATTGCCCTAGGGCAGAGTAAGTTATATGACTATTTTAATGCGCACCACCATAACACGTATTACCAGCATTTCTCTGGAAATGGCGGTTATTGGCTAATGCATTGAATCTAAACAATAAAAAGCCCGTGACCTGCAAAGCTCACGGGCTTTGTAGTTTAAGGGATTGAAAAAGTAGGATCACAGAGGAAGGGTAGCGAAATGAGAGTATTGAAATTTGGTGGTTCATCACTTGCAAATGCAGACAGGTTTTTAACGGTTGCCGAAATCATTGAAAATAAAAGCCAGCAATCGCCAATTGCGGTGGTCGTTTCGGCTCCGCAGGGGATCACTAATCATTTGGTGGCGTTAACGGAAAATCTATTAGAAGGCGCAGAGCTAGAGCAGGGCATTGCTCATCTTGTTCACGCTATAACCAATATATTTGACGGTCTGTCATCATCTCAACGTTACTTTAATCGACAACATGCAGAACAAGCACTTGCAAGATGGGAGCATCAATTAAGCCGCTGGTTAACGGGCGCGGCTATGTTAAACCATTGCCCAAACCATATTCGTGCTTGTGTGATCAGTCTAGGCGAACGTTTAAGCGTGGCTATTTTGGAGTCGCTACTGCAACGAGAACAGCAACAGTTAACTCTGCTTGAACCCGAAGCCTTTTTAAAAACCAATGAATCCTCGTTAAATGCGGTTGCCGATTTGGTTTTATGTCGTCAATTGTACGTTGAAAAATATAGTCAAAATGAACGCATTTGTTTGATGCCTGGCTTTATTGGCTCTGCGCCATCAGGCCAACTTACAACATTAGGACGAAATGGTTCTGATTATTCGGCGGCGGTATTGTCAGTTTGTGCCAATGCTGAGTGCTGTGAAATTTGGACCGATGTCGATGGCGTGTTTAACGCCGATCCTAGGTTAATTAAAGACGCCAAGCTGTTGGATCACTTGTCATACCAAGAAGCGATGGAGCTATCGTATTTTGGCGCCAAAGTGTTGCATCCTAAGACCATTGGACCTATTGCCCAACATCATATCCCCTGTTTAATTAAAAACACCACCAACCCCGACGCTAAAGGTACTTTAATTTCCAATGAAGATAAGGGGTTAAAACAAGTTAAAGCGATTTCTAACCTTGATGAATTAACCATGATTAATGTATCAGGGCCAGGCATGAAAGGCATGGTTGGGATGGCAAGTCGAGTCTTTGCTTGTATGAGCCGTGAAAACATTTCTTTGGTGATGATTTCACAATCTTCATCAGAATATTGTATCAGTTTTTGTGTCTACTCCAGTGAAGCGTATCGGGCTCAACAAAGTTTGCAAGCTGAGTTTGAGCTGGAGTTATTAAACCAGCTACTCGAACCTATTGAATTACAATCACATTTATCTATCGTGTCACTCGTTGGTGATGGTATGCACCAACAACGAGGGGTTGCGGGTAAACTCTTTAGCTCATTAGCTCAGGCCCGAGTGAATGTGGTGGCCATTGCTCAAGATTCTTCTGAGCGCAGTATTTCGGTGGTTATAGAACAACGAAAATGTACCGATGCGTTAAAAGTATGCCATCAAAACTTCTTTTCTCATCGTCAAACCATTGATGCCTTTTTGGTTGGTTGTGGCGTGGTCGGTAGTGAGTTGATTGCTCAAATTGGCCGTCAGCAACAGTATTTAAACCAACAAGGCATTGAATTAAAACTGTATGGTATCGCCAACAGTAAAGGAATGGCTTTTGAACCCAATGGAATTGATTTACAGCATTGGCAAGAGGCGCTAAAAAGTGACCTTAAAGCGGTGAGTTTAGAAAACATTAAAGCTTTTGTACGCAGCCAGCATTTAATCAATCCGGTGCTCGTTGATTGTACTTCCAGTGAAGAGTTGGCTATGACTTATGCCGACTTTTTAGCCGAGGGCTTTCATGTCGTTACCCCCAATAAAAAAGCCAATACCGACTCGTGGGCCTATTATTTGAAGCTTCGCGAAGCGGCCCGTTCCACCAACCGGTTATTCTTATATGAAACTAACGTGGGTGCGGGTTTACCGGTTATTGATACCATGCAAAATTTATTTAAGGCCGGTGATAGCCTGAATCAATTTGAAGGTGTTTTATCTGGCTCTTTATCGTATATTTTTGGCAAACTTGATGAAGGCATTAGCTTATCTGAAGCCACGAACATCGCTAAAAGCCATGGTTTTACCGAACCCGACCCGCGCGATGATTTAAGTGGGATGGACGTTGCGCGTAAACTTCTTATCATGGCCAGAGAAGCTGGCATGGTTTTGGAGTTGCAAAATATCAAAGTTGAATCGGTATTACCGCAAGATTTTGATGCCAGTGGCAGTGTCGATGATTTTTTACATAACCTCAAACAGCTCGATCAAGAGTTTAAAGAAAGGGTCGAAAATGCTGCAAAAGATGGGAAAGTGCTGCGTTACGTAGGTTCTATTTGCCAAGGAGAGTGTCGGGTATCCATTGAAGCGGTTGACGCTTCTCACCCTTTATATGGCATTAAAGATGGTGAAAATGCTTTAGCCATACAAAGTCAATATTATCAACCTATTCCCCTAGTATTACGCGGTTATGGCGCGGGCGCTGAAGTTACCGCCGCCGGCGTCTTTGGTGACTTACTAAGAACTCAAGCGTGGAAGCAGGAGTTATAATGACCTTAAAAGTTTTTGCTCCAGCCTCAATCGGTAATGTCAGTGTTGGTTTTGACGTCCTTGGTATGGCCGTTCAACCCATTTCAGGCGAATTGTTAGGGGATGTGGTGAGCATTAAGAAATCACATACGGGGCAGAATGAACTGTCAGTGCGAGGCGAGTTTGCTGACAAATTGCCACAAAATTCAGAGCAAAACATTGTCTGGCAATGTATGCTCAGTTTTAACCAAAAGCTGGTCTTAGCGGGTAAAACAGTTGAAGCTGTGAGTTTAGAATTAGACAAAAAAATGCCCGTTGGTAGTGGTTTAGGTTCGAGTGCTTGTTCCGTGGTGGCGGCGTTAGTGGCCTTAAATGAATATTATCAGAAGGTTTTTACTAAACCCCAACTATTGCACTTGATGGGGCAAATGGAAGCTAAAATTAGCGGTAGTTTACATTATGATAATGTTGCCCCATGTTATTTGGGGGGCATGCAAATGATGGTCAGTGATAAGGACATTATTTCACAATCGATCCCCCCACTAAAAAATACCTACTGGCTAATGGCATATCCTGGTATAAAAATGTCGACGAAAGAAGCCCGCGATGTGTTACCAAGCCACTATAGTCGCTCTGATCTTATAAAGTTCGGTCAATCACTGGCCAGTTTTATTGATGCTTGTCATCGTGGAAATAATGCCCAAGCATTATCTTATATTGAAGACGTGGTCGCTGAGCCGTATCGGGCAACATTATTGCCTAAGTTCAGTCAAACTAAACACTATTTACTCCAACATGGAGCCAAAGCGGCAGGGATTTCAGGATCAGGACCAACGTTGTTTGCTGTTTGTGACGACCTTAGTATTGCACAAACCCTCTGTCAGTACTTAGAAGCGGAATACTTACAATCAGAACAAGGATTTTTACACACCTGTCAAATAGATATGCAAGGTGCCAGAGTTATTGAGGAATAAACATAATGAAGTTTTTTAATTTAAAACACCCTGAACAAGAAGTCTCATATGCTCAAGCTGTGCGCCAAGGCTTGGGGAAAAATCAAGGCTTATTTTTTCCACAACACATCCCAGATTTTTCAGATGAAATCGACCAATTACTGGCTTTACCTATGGTTGAGCGCAGTGCCCGTTTATTGTATCCGTTTGTTGAAGAAGATATCAGTAAAGCCGATTTTAGCGACATCATTACCAAAGCTTTTAATTTTTCGGCGCTTATTCAGCCCATTGACAGCCAAAATGCGGTGTTGGAGTTGTTCCATGGACCCACCTTAGCATTTAAAGACTTTGGTGCTCGTTTTATGGCTCAGTGTTTGCAAAAATTTACCCAATCAAAGCAACAACCTATCACGATTTTAACCGCTACATCGGGTGATACTGGGGCTGCGGTTGCTCATGCTTTTCATGGTCTTGAAAATATTCGGGTGGTGATTTTGTACCCCAAAGGCAAAATCAGTTTGTTGCAAGAAAAAATGTTTACCACTTTGGGTGGTAATATTGACACTCTGGCCGTTGATGGAACTTTTGATGACTGTCAATCGTTAGTAAAAGCAAGTTTTGACGATACCGAGTTAGCGCAAGCCATCGGTTTAAATTCCGCCAACTCGATTAATATTTCGCGTTTGTTAGCACAAATCTGTTACTACTTTGAGGCAGTTGCTCAAGTCTATCGCCAACGTGGCCATTTAGATAATCTGGTATTTTCCGTACCCAGTGGTAATTTTGGTAACTTGACTGCGGGTTTATTGGCAAAAGCGATGGGGCTACCAATAAAGCGCTTTATCGCCGCTACCAATTTAAACGATACCGTGCCAAGGTATCTAACCACCGGCCAGTGGCAGCCGAAAGAGACCATCGCTACCATTTCTAACGCGATGGATGTGTCTAAACCCAATAACTGGCCTCGGGTAGAGCATTTATTGCGTTCAGGTCTAGTCCCTGCCGACTGCTTGGTTGCGGGCATGATCGATGAAGAGCAAACGCAAATTGCGATGCACAGGCTCAATGGCAAAGGCTACATCAGTGAGCCACATGCCTGTGTGGCATATAAAGCATTGCAATATAGCCTTGAGCCAGAAGAATTTGGTATATTCTTAGG
Encoded proteins:
- the thrC gene encoding threonine synthase, coding for MKFFNLKHPEQEVSYAQAVRQGLGKNQGLFFPQHIPDFSDEIDQLLALPMVERSARLLYPFVEEDISKADFSDIITKAFNFSALIQPIDSQNAVLELFHGPTLAFKDFGARFMAQCLQKFTQSKQQPITILTATSGDTGAAVAHAFHGLENIRVVILYPKGKISLLQEKMFTTLGGNIDTLAVDGTFDDCQSLVKASFDDTELAQAIGLNSANSINISRLLAQICYYFEAVAQVYRQRGHLDNLVFSVPSGNFGNLTAGLLAKAMGLPIKRFIAATNLNDTVPRYLTTGQWQPKETIATISNAMDVSKPNNWPRVEHLLRSGLVPADCLVAGMIDEEQTQIAMHRLNGKGYISEPHACVAYKALQYSLEPEEFGIFLGTAHPAKFKETVESILGCPLGLPKELADCAAERSLSQDIGTEFSTLRAYLLA
- the thrB gene encoding homoserine kinase produces the protein MTLKVFAPASIGNVSVGFDVLGMAVQPISGELLGDVVSIKKSHTGQNELSVRGEFADKLPQNSEQNIVWQCMLSFNQKLVLAGKTVEAVSLELDKKMPVGSGLGSSACSVVAALVALNEYYQKVFTKPQLLHLMGQMEAKISGSLHYDNVAPCYLGGMQMMVSDKDIISQSIPPLKNTYWLMAYPGIKMSTKEARDVLPSHYSRSDLIKFGQSLASFIDACHRGNNAQALSYIEDVVAEPYRATLLPKFSQTKHYLLQHGAKAAGISGSGPTLFAVCDDLSIAQTLCQYLEAEYLQSEQGFLHTCQIDMQGARVIEE
- the thrA gene encoding bifunctional aspartate kinase/homoserine dehydrogenase I; this encodes MRVLKFGGSSLANADRFLTVAEIIENKSQQSPIAVVVSAPQGITNHLVALTENLLEGAELEQGIAHLVHAITNIFDGLSSSQRYFNRQHAEQALARWEHQLSRWLTGAAMLNHCPNHIRACVISLGERLSVAILESLLQREQQQLTLLEPEAFLKTNESSLNAVADLVLCRQLYVEKYSQNERICLMPGFIGSAPSGQLTTLGRNGSDYSAAVLSVCANAECCEIWTDVDGVFNADPRLIKDAKLLDHLSYQEAMELSYFGAKVLHPKTIGPIAQHHIPCLIKNTTNPDAKGTLISNEDKGLKQVKAISNLDELTMINVSGPGMKGMVGMASRVFACMSRENISLVMISQSSSEYCISFCVYSSEAYRAQQSLQAEFELELLNQLLEPIELQSHLSIVSLVGDGMHQQRGVAGKLFSSLAQARVNVVAIAQDSSERSISVVIEQRKCTDALKVCHQNFFSHRQTIDAFLVGCGVVGSELIAQIGRQQQYLNQQGIELKLYGIANSKGMAFEPNGIDLQHWQEALKSDLKAVSLENIKAFVRSQHLINPVLVDCTSSEELAMTYADFLAEGFHVVTPNKKANTDSWAYYLKLREAARSTNRLFLYETNVGAGLPVIDTMQNLFKAGDSLNQFEGVLSGSLSYIFGKLDEGISLSEATNIAKSHGFTEPDPRDDLSGMDVARKLLIMAREAGMVLELQNIKVESVLPQDFDASGSVDDFLHNLKQLDQEFKERVENAAKDGKVLRYVGSICQGECRVSIEAVDASHPLYGIKDGENALAIQSQYYQPIPLVLRGYGAGAEVTAAGVFGDLLRTQAWKQEL